One window from the genome of Metabacillus flavus encodes:
- a CDS encoding class F sortase, whose translation MVRKKALSNMILILFLAGCSGAQEKEGMPQPVKSIPIEVKSLKASSSSQAPVRKLGEGLTPETLSIPALGINTKVEKAGLLSDGTMDVPKDDQNTVWYKQGARPGEAGNAVIAGHVDNKTGPAVFFNLKKLKSGDELSVLDAKKERRTFVVEKVESYPYERAPIQSIFGRTNEPRLNLITCTGTYDKRKETHLERLVVYTKLKNS comes from the coding sequence ATGGTAAGAAAAAAAGCGCTCAGTAACATGATTCTTATTCTTTTCCTGGCTGGATGCAGCGGCGCTCAGGAAAAAGAAGGAATGCCTCAGCCAGTAAAAAGCATACCGATTGAAGTTAAATCTTTGAAGGCTTCCTCAAGCTCTCAAGCACCTGTTCGAAAGCTTGGGGAAGGCTTAACGCCTGAAACCTTATCGATTCCTGCACTGGGAATCAATACAAAGGTCGAGAAAGCCGGTCTCCTCAGCGATGGAACAATGGATGTTCCAAAGGATGATCAGAATACAGTATGGTATAAGCAGGGAGCTCGTCCTGGAGAAGCCGGTAATGCAGTCATTGCCGGCCATGTCGATAATAAAACGGGACCTGCCGTATTTTTCAATTTGAAAAAACTGAAAAGCGGAGATGAATTATCCGTTTTGGATGCAAAAAAGGAAAGACGGACGTTCGTTGTTGAAAAGGTTGAATCATACCCTTATGAACGTGCACCGATCCAATCCATATTCGGCCGGACGAATGAACCCAGACTCAATCTGATTACATGCACCGGAACGTATGACAAACGCAAAGAAACACATCTTGAACGGCTTGTTGTTTATACAAAACTTAAAAACAGCTAA
- a CDS encoding flagellar basal body rod protein, giving the protein MKKAGLIAAAFIAGMILLANTGHIIGLAISAAILYFAFKGFMKTDSTGKKILWAIVGFIALCASASNLPAIIGLAAFYALIKIVKSLKGTKQEREHRSDDPFVNFESQWSEINKSK; this is encoded by the coding sequence ATGAAAAAAGCGGGATTGATAGCAGCTGCTTTCATAGCAGGTATGATACTGCTTGCCAATACAGGGCATATCATTGGTTTGGCTATAAGCGCAGCTATTCTGTACTTTGCATTTAAAGGATTTATGAAAACAGATTCAACTGGTAAGAAAATCCTCTGGGCCATAGTCGGTTTTATTGCTTTATGTGCATCGGCTTCTAATTTGCCGGCCATTATCGGCCTTGCTGCATTCTACGCATTAATCAAGATTGTAAAAAGCTTAAAAGGAACAAAGCAGGAACGTGAACACCGTTCAGATGATCCTTTTGTCAACTTTGAATCTCAATGGTCTGAAATCAATAAATCCAAATAA
- a CDS encoding PspA/IM30 family protein — translation MSNLFTRLKDSITADLHEILDHKEEKNPIAMLNQYLRECEKETEKVRGLVERQYKLKDEFQRELQEASRMAAKRKHQAEVADQAGETELKQFAEKEYAQYTDREHRLSQSLSEASLQLEQLEQRYEEMKHKLKDMNLRRLELMGRENNARAQAKMNKVLKSSEESIASSSRFEEMERYIDRLEYQVQTNYYRSTIDAKTDALEKGLNLQKTNSPS, via the coding sequence ATGTCTAATTTGTTCACAAGATTAAAAGATAGCATCACAGCTGATTTGCATGAGATCCTTGATCATAAAGAGGAGAAAAATCCGATTGCTATGCTCAACCAGTATTTAAGAGAATGCGAAAAAGAGACAGAAAAAGTAAGAGGTCTTGTTGAAAGACAATATAAGCTGAAAGACGAATTTCAAAGAGAGCTTCAGGAAGCGAGCAGAATGGCTGCTAAAAGGAAACATCAGGCTGAAGTGGCTGATCAGGCAGGCGAAACAGAGCTGAAACAATTTGCTGAAAAAGAATATGCGCAATATACAGACCGGGAGCACCGTTTATCCCAATCATTAAGTGAGGCATCTCTGCAGCTTGAACAGCTTGAACAAAGATATGAAGAAATGAAGCACAAGCTGAAGGATATGAATTTAAGAAGACTGGAATTAATGGGCAGGGAGAACAACGCAAGGGCTCAAGCGAAAATGAATAAAGTTCTGAAGTCTTCAGAAGAATCAATCGCATCATCCAGCCGGTTTGAAGAAATGGAACGATATATCGATCGCCTTGAATACCAGGTACAAACCAATTATTACAGAAGCACGATCGATGCAAAAACCGATGCTCTTGAAAAAGGATTAAACTTACAAAAAACGAATTCTCCATCCTGA
- the liaF gene encoding cell wall-active antibiotics response protein LiaF translates to MRLFHNKEAIAIFDKLKTETINLFLLIGIALLVLEFTFHDGGYVFFLVITIGCIYFGRKKMPRSKGKFLFWFGMIFFTLTLLNTLAFKFLILAMLGYAIFQYVQSQKKPQMIKPESAIRLDKDPVEGIVMEKPLLSNILFGRQQTPKDIYEWQDINIQTGIGDTVIDLSNTVLPKEEAVIFIRGFIGNVQIYIPYELEVSLKHSVMAGAVNVLDYKESRKMNKTIFLETEAYKDAKEKLKICTSLLVGDIEVRRK, encoded by the coding sequence TTGCGCCTTTTTCACAATAAGGAGGCGATCGCCATTTTTGACAAACTAAAAACCGAAACCATTAACTTATTCCTGCTTATCGGGATCGCCCTTTTAGTGCTGGAGTTCACATTTCATGATGGAGGATATGTCTTTTTTCTAGTCATCACCATTGGATGTATCTACTTCGGGCGGAAAAAAATGCCCCGTTCCAAAGGGAAATTTCTCTTCTGGTTTGGAATGATCTTTTTTACTTTGACTCTCCTTAATACCTTGGCTTTTAAATTTTTGATTTTGGCTATGCTCGGATATGCCATTTTCCAGTATGTACAGAGCCAGAAAAAACCTCAGATGATTAAGCCTGAGAGCGCAATCCGGCTTGATAAAGATCCAGTTGAAGGTATTGTCATGGAGAAGCCGCTTCTCAGTAATATTCTTTTTGGAAGGCAGCAGACACCGAAAGACATTTATGAATGGCAGGACATTAACATTCAAACGGGGATTGGCGACACCGTCATTGATTTATCCAATACGGTTCTCCCAAAAGAGGAGGCCGTCATATTTATCCGCGGTTTTATTGGAAATGTTCAAATTTATATCCCTTATGAATTAGAGGTTTCCCTGAAGCATTCTGTAATGGCAGGAGCGGTGAACGTTCTGGATTACAAAGAGTCCAGAAAGATGAATAAAACAATTTTTCTTGAAACAGAGGCTTATAAGGATGCGAAGGAAAAACTTAAGATTTGCACGTCTTTACTTGTTGGGGATATCGAGGTGAGACGCAAATGA
- a CDS encoding sensor histidine kinase: MSTLLRHIFSGVIFSLMLFIALFSVWFMRFPPDNWSSLWEREIGDLPFILFALLLCILVGACYGLFSGFGLKRQLHMMNLYLQELESGKHTNAEFEKPSLPELQQIWDGLGRLNKQQTEQIKIFQKSANEKAVDHEKQVQAMVSLERQRLARELHDSVSQQLFAASMLMSAINEGESSPEVTQKQMKLTEQMIHQSQLEMRALLLHLRPAALKGKTLEEGIEELLSELIHKVPMTVTWKLESFTLPKGVEDHLFRILQESVSNTLRHAKADQLEVLLISREQMAILRITDDGIGFNVEQTKTGSYGLQNIKERAAELGGLVKIISLPNKGTRLEVRIPLLEQETGGETL; this comes from the coding sequence ATGAGCACTCTGCTCCGGCACATTTTTTCAGGAGTCATTTTTTCCTTGATGCTGTTTATTGCCTTATTCAGTGTCTGGTTTATGAGGTTCCCTCCCGATAATTGGTCCAGCCTATGGGAAAGAGAAATTGGAGACCTTCCGTTTATCTTGTTCGCACTGCTGCTTTGCATATTAGTTGGTGCCTGCTATGGACTTTTTTCAGGGTTTGGTCTGAAAAGACAGCTGCACATGATGAACTTATATTTACAGGAACTTGAGAGCGGGAAACATACAAACGCCGAATTTGAGAAGCCTTCATTACCTGAGCTGCAGCAAATATGGGATGGGCTGGGCAGGCTGAACAAACAGCAAACTGAACAAATAAAAATTTTTCAAAAGTCTGCTAATGAAAAAGCTGTTGATCATGAAAAACAGGTACAGGCGATGGTTTCGCTTGAGCGCCAAAGACTGGCCAGAGAACTGCATGACTCCGTAAGCCAGCAGCTTTTTGCGGCATCCATGCTGATGTCGGCAATCAATGAGGGAGAAAGCAGTCCTGAAGTGACCCAGAAGCAAATGAAGCTGACAGAGCAAATGATTCATCAATCACAGCTTGAAATGAGGGCCTTGCTCCTGCATCTGCGTCCGGCCGCACTGAAGGGCAAAACCTTAGAAGAAGGAATTGAAGAGCTTCTTTCAGAGCTCATACATAAAGTCCCAATGACTGTGACGTGGAAACTGGAATCTTTTACACTCCCTAAAGGGGTGGAGGATCATTTATTCAGAATCCTGCAGGAGTCTGTTTCCAATACATTAAGGCATGCCAAAGCGGACCAGCTTGAGGTGCTGCTCATCAGCAGGGAGCAGATGGCCATCTTAAGGATAACCGATGACGGCATCGGCTTTAATGTAGAGCAGACAAAAACCGGCTCCTACGGTTTGCAGAATATAAAAGAACGGGCAGCAGAACTCGGGGGACTTGTGAAAATTATCAGTTTGCCGAACAAAGGAACACGCTTAGAAGTTAGAATTCCGCTGCTTGAACAGGAAACAGGAGGAGAGACATTGTGA
- a CDS encoding response regulator, which yields MIRVLFADDHEMVRIGVSSYLNAQSDIEIVGEAEDGLQAYELALKLKPDIILMDLVMKEMDGIEATRKIIGDWPEAKVIIVTSFLDDEKVYPALQAGAASYMLKTSKASEIARAIRETHKGQSILEPEVTGKMMQRMRQPQDSHLHDGLTAREMEILLLMAQGKSNQEMADELFIALKTVKVHVSNILSKLEVHDRTQAVIYAFKNELIH from the coding sequence GTGATACGCGTTTTATTTGCAGATGATCATGAAATGGTCAGAATTGGGGTTTCATCTTATTTAAATGCTCAGTCGGATATTGAAATTGTGGGAGAGGCGGAGGATGGGCTGCAAGCATACGAGCTTGCCCTCAAGCTGAAGCCTGACATTATACTAATGGATCTTGTTATGAAGGAAATGGACGGGATTGAAGCAACTCGTAAAATTATCGGAGATTGGCCTGAAGCAAAGGTAATCATCGTAACAAGCTTTCTGGATGATGAAAAAGTTTACCCCGCTCTTCAGGCTGGTGCTGCAAGCTATATGCTGAAAACCTCAAAGGCGAGCGAAATTGCGAGAGCCATCCGCGAAACCCATAAAGGCCAGTCCATCCTTGAACCGGAGGTAACCGGAAAAATGATGCAGAGAATGAGGCAGCCTCAAGATTCGCACCTTCATGATGGGCTGACAGCCAGAGAGATGGAGATTTTGCTCTTGATGGCTCAGGGAAAATCAAATCAGGAAATGGCGGATGAGTTATTCATTGCTTTGAAAACGGTAAAGGTCCATGTTAGCAATATCTTAAGCAAGCTGGAAGTCCATGATCGCACCCAGGCTGTCATTTACGCATTCAAAAACGAATTGATTCACTAA